A portion of the Fulvia fulva chromosome 1, complete sequence genome contains these proteins:
- a CDS encoding ATP-dependent RNA helicase SUB2, producing MSAGEEDLIDYSDEELQPTDGATATGAPGAAANGEAKKGDLTVSGSGAAQAKGSYVGINSASFRDFLLKPELLKAITDCGFEHPSEAGEALPGSTRACLSPAKRRHEDMYYVCGYILCCAVLAGAYDVKSMQEGRFVGERHVKESLVQKRRNAPLLPSTFKALKTVGKDDGWTLRTQLFSRIHNGRTESNISLQSNKSAFLRPFSEPTCSVRQSPVLQIEPVAGEASVLVMCHTRELAFQIKNEYARFSKYMPEVKTAVFYGGTDINKDKAMLKDKETHPHIIVATPGRLNGLVREKALRLGSVSRFVLDECDKMLDQIDMRRDVQEIFRATPTQKQVMMFSATLSQATRPICKKFMQNPLEIYVDDEEKLTLHGLQQYYIKCDEGEKNRKLNDLLDTLQYNQVIIFVKNTLRCGELDRLLRECNFPSIAVHSGVSQEERIKRYQAFKNYDKRICVSTDVFGRGIDIERINLAINYDMPESVEKGADPEAKEALASSADTYLHRVGRAGRFGTKGVAISFVTNDRDKKVIAEIESRFGKAIDEYPEDGKVDVKGGDQ from the exons ATGTCTGCCGGCGAAGAAGACCTCATCGACTACTCCGACGAGGAGCTTCAGCCCACCGACGGCGCGACCGCGACTGGCGCACCTGGAGCTGCCGCTAATGGCGAGGCCAAAAAGGGCGACCTGACCGTGTCTGGATCTGGCGCCGCGCAGGCCAAGGGCAGCTACGTTGGTATCAACTCCGCCAGTTTCCGTGACTTCCTCCTGAAGCCGGAACTCCTCAAGGCCATCACGGACTGTGGTTTCGAGCATCCATCAGAGG CTGGCGAGGCACTACCTGGAAGCACCCGTGCTTGTTTGAGCCCTGCTAAGCGGAGGCACGAAGATATGTACTACGTCTGTGGTTACATACTCTGCTGTGCAGTGCTGGCGGGAGCATATGACGTAAAGTCTATGCAGGAAGGCCGCTTTGTGGGAGAAAGGCACGTTAAGGAGAGCCTTGTGCAAAAGAGGCGGAATGCGCCATTGCTTCCAAGCACTTTTAAAGCATTGAAAACGGTGGGCAAGGACGATGGATGGACGCTTCGGACACAGCTGTTTTCGCGCATACACAATGGACGAACAGAATCTAACATCTCCCTCCAGTCCAACAAGTCTGCATTCCTCAGGCCATTCTCGGAACCGACGTGCTCTGTCAGGCAAAGTCCGGTCTTG CAGATCGAGCCGGTCGCCGGTGAGGCCAGCGTGTTGGTCATGTGCCACACCCGTGAGTTGGCCTTCCAAATCAAGAATGAATACGCACGATTCAGCAAGTACATGCCAGAGGTGAAGACCGCTGTCTTCTATGGAGGCACAGACATCAACAAGGACAAGGCGATGCTGAAGGATAAGGAGACTCACCCGCACATCATTGTTGCAACCCCCGGTCGTCTCAATGGCCTCGTCCGCGAGAAGGCTCTCCGACTCGGCAGCGTGTCCCGCTTCGTCCTCGATGAGTGTGACAAGATGCTCGACCAGATTG ACATGCGCCGCGACGTGCAGGAAATCTTCCGCGCAACTCCTACTCAGAAACAAGTCATGATGTTTTCTGCCACTCTATCTCAAGCCACACGCCCAATCTGCAAGAAGTTCATGCAGAATCCTCTGGAGATCTATGTGGACGACGAAGAGAAGTTGACTCTGCACGGTCTTCAGCAGTACTACATCAAGTGTGACGAAGGCGAGAAGAACCGAAAGCTCAACGACCTGCTCGACACGCTTCAGTATAACCAGGTGATCATCTTCGTCAAGAACACGCTGCGATGTGGTGAGCTGGACCGACTTCTGCGAGAATGCAACTTCCCGTCCATTGCTGTGCACTCTGGTGTCAGCCAAGAAGAGCG TATCAAGCGCTATCAAGCCTTCAAGAACTACGACAAGCGTATCTGTGTCAGCACGGACGTCTTCGGTCGTGGTATTGACATCGAGCGCATCAACTTGGCCATCAACTACGACATGCCCGAGTCTGTCGAAAAGGGCGCCGACCCAGAGGCAAAAGAAGCGTTGGCCTCGTCGGCCGACACATACCTCCACCGTGTTGGTCGTGCTGGACGTTTCGGTACCAAGGGTGTCGCTATCAGCTTCGTTACCAATGACCGCGACAAGAAAGTCATCGCCGAGATCGAGAGCAGGTTCGGAAAGGCCATCGACGAGTACCCAGAGGATGGCAAGGTCGATGTCAAGGGAGGCGACCAGTAG
- a CDS encoding N-carbamoyl-L-amino-acid hydrolase, with the protein MSTSLRTLTSTTRLATSTTRLATSTTRPIRTSCSRWQARRAFAASARPQLAVSEMAERDLASLKIDQGRLMNDIHSTSEWGKGERWGDGDTEIGMSRLSLSDADKKARDWFAETTKALGCKVTVDAMGNQFAVRPGLERGYPVYAGSHLDTQPTGGRYDGILGVCAGVEMLKTLNDNWVETAYPVGVVNWTNEEGARFPKSMVSSGVWAGSIPIEDAHNLKSVIPANDTATMKSELERIGYLGKTPASHKNTPMAAHFELHIEQGPILEAENRRIGVVEGVQSYKWFTLTVHGLDSHTGATSFQHRADSLLTASKMIVASHKIAHKHHALASTGILNLEPGSTNTVPGFVQFSLDIRSPHDSTVETVEAECREAFSAIAAGKDDFGTASSSRHCTVEWRTDFTSPATHFSTDCISCVKGAGAALCGVNARGEHELGAGHVEGKNIGSWGKLMTSGAGHDSVYASKHCPTSMIFVPCREGVSHNPREFSTPEQCGDGANVLMGAVLRFDKMRHQRGG; encoded by the exons ATGTCGACTTCACTCCGTACACTAACATCAACAACACGTCTCGCGACATCCACAACACGTCTCGCGACATCAACAACGCGCCCGATCCGGACATCATGTTCAAGATGGCAGGCTCGACGAGCATTTGCCGCCTCTGCACGGCCGCAGCTCGCGGTCTCAGAGATGGCTGAACGCGATTTGGCCTCTTTGAAGATCGACCAAGGCCGACTGATGAACGACATCCACTCGACATCAGAATGGGGAAAGGGAGAACGATGGGGAGA TGGCGATACAGAAATTGGCATGTCTCGCCTGAGTCTTTCCGATGCGGACAAGAAGGCACGAGATTGGTTTGCAGAGACAACGAAGGCTTTGGGATGCAAAGTCACGGTCGACGCAATGGGAAACCAGTTCGCTGTCAGGCCTGGGTTGGAGAGGGGTTATCCTG TCTACGCTGGCTCGCACCTGGACACACAGCCGACTGGAGGCAGATATGATGGTATTCTCGGTGTCTGTGCTGGTGTAGAAATGCTCAAGACCCTCAACGACAACTGGGTGGAGACTGCCTACCCCGTCGGCGTGGTAAATTGGACGAACGAAGAAGGCGCTCGCTTCCCAAAATCAATGGTATCTTCAGGCGTATGGGCAGGGTCGATTCCTATAGAAGACGCGCACAACCTGAAGTCAGTCATTCCAGCCAACGACACAGCAACCATGAAGTCCGAGCTCGAACGCATTGGCTACCTGGGCAAGACTCCTGCGTCACACAAGAATACTCCTATGGCCGCACACTTTGAACTGCACATCGAACAAGGTCCCATCCTTGAAGCGGAGAACCGTCGCATTGGCGTAGTCGAAGGCGTTCAATCTTACAAATGGTTCACGCTGACCGTTCACGGCCTCGACAGCCACACCGGCGCCACAAGCTTCCAACACCGCGCAGACTCTCTCTTAACAGCCTCGAAAATGATCGTCGCCAGCCACAAGATCGCACACAAGCACCATGCTCTTGCCAGCACCGGCATCTTGAATCTTGAACCGGGCAGTACAAATACCGTCCCTGGCTTCGTGCAGTTTAGCCTCGACATCCGCTCCCCTCATGACAGTACTGTTGAGACAGTCGAAGCTGAATGCCGCGAAGCATTCTCCGCCATCGCCGCCGGCAAAGACGACTTCGGCACCGCGTCCAGCTCACGCCACTGCACAGTCGAATGGCGCACAGACTTTACCAGTCCCGCTACGCACTTTTCTACCGATTGCATTTCTTGTGTGAAAGGTGCCGGCGCAGCATTGTGCGGTGTCAACGCTCGAGGCGAGCATGAGCTGGGCGCTGGCCATGTAGAGGGCAAGAATATTGGCAGCTGGGGAAAGTTGATGACGAGTGGAGCTGGACATGATAGTGTTTATGCGAGTAAGCATTGTCCGACCAGTATGATTTTTGTGCCTTGTCGAGAGGGAGTAAGTCATAATCCGCGGGAATTCAGCACACCAGAGCAGTGCGGAGATGGAGCCAATGTGTTGATGGGTGCGGTCTTGAGGTTTGATAAGATGAGGCATCAGAGAGGAGGATGA
- a CDS encoding Exoglucanase, producing MSSTIAFAASLFAAGISAQRAGTNTAETHLSLPVSECTASGCTKLSTAITLDANWRWTHSVDGSTNCYTGNEWDTSICTSPSVCATSCALDGANYESTYGISTSDDSLSLTFVTGANVGSRNYLMDDSGEKYQIFDLRNKEFTFDFDVSGLPCGLNGALYFVEMPADGGLSSQENTRPEPDMVLVTVTASVHRTSSSSTARYDLQSFRPMPFHLTDFLQANIENWTPSSGDPNSGTGSKGACCAEMDIWEANSISSAFTPHPCNGTGLQVCESNTTCGASDSRYDGICDKDGCDFNSYRMGNETFYGPESIIDTASPFTVVTQFITDDNTDNGTLVEIRRIYVQDGVVIQNSASDIAGVDASNSITEGLCSQQKTAFGDKNSFDARGGLAAMGKSFGRGMVLVMSVWDDYAANMLWLDSTYPVEGTNLGAKRGTCDAESGVPATVEGAHPDATVKFSAIKFGALNSTFAAPV from the exons ATGTCTTCCACCATCGCTTTCGCCGCTTCGCTGTTCGCTGCAGGTATCAGTGCTCAGCGAGCCGGCACAAACACCGCAGAGACCCATCTATCTTTGCCCGTCTCAGAGTGTACAGCTTCTGGCTGCACGAAACTCAGCACTGCGATCACGCTCGATGCTAACTGGCGCTGGACGCACTCTGTCGATGGATCGACGAACTGCTATACTG GCAACGAATGGGACACCTCAATCTGCACCTCTCCCTCAGTTTGTGCCACAAGTTGCGCCCTCGATGGCGCCAACTACGAGTCGACCTACGGTATTAGCACGTCCGACGACTCTCTCTCCTTGACATTCGTCACTGGCGCCAATGTCGGCAGCAGAAACTACCTTATGGATGATTCTGGTGAGAAATACCAGATATTCGACCTCAGAAATAAGGAGTTTACTTTTGATTTCGATGTCTCCGGCTTGCCGTGTGGGCTGAATGGGGCGTTGTATTTTGTTGAGATGCCTGCAGATGGTGGTCTTTCGAGTCAGGAGAACACAAGGCCGGAGCCAGATATGGTACTGGTTACTGTGACAGCCAGTGTCCACAGGACATCAAGTTCATCAACGGCGAGGTACGATCTCCAATCCTTCCGCCCTATGCCCTTCCATCTTACTGACTTCCTTCAGGCCAACATCGAGAACTGGACTCCTTCTTCGGGTGACCCAAATTCCGGCACGGGCTCGAAAGGCGCCTGCTGCGCCGAAATGGACATCTGGGAAGCCAACTCGATCTCATCCGCCTTCACACCTCACCCTTGCAACGGCACGGGCTTGCAAGTTTGTGAATCTAATACCACCTGCGGCGCCAGCGACTCTCGATACGATGGAATTTGCGACAAGGACGGCTGCGACTTCAATTCGTACCGGATGGGCAATGAGACCTTCTATGGTCCAGAATCTATCATCGACACTGCGAGCCCTTTTACAGTTGTGACGCAGTTCATTACGGATGATAACACTGACAATGGAACGCTGGTGGAGATCAGGAGAATATATGTCCAAGACGGAGTCGTGATCCAGAACTCGGCGTCTGATATCGCTGGCGTAGACGCTTCGAACAGCATCACCGAGGGTCTCTGCTCGCAACAGAAGACGGCATTTGGAGATAAGAACTCGTTCGACGCCAGAGGTGGATTGGCCGCGATGGGCAAGAGCTTTGGCAGGGGAATGGTACTTGTAATGTCTGTCTGGGACGACTATGCTGCCAATATGCTGTGGTTGGATTCCACCTACCCCGTGGAGGGCACGAACCTTGGTGCCAAGAGAGGTACTTGCGATGCTGAAAGCGGCGTGCCAGCAACCGTCGAGGGAGCGCATCCGGATGCTACGGTCAAGTTCTCGGCGATTAAGTTTGGGGCCTTGAACTCGACGTTTGCTGCTCCTGTTTAG
- a CDS encoding 40S ribosomal protein S10-B — MLIPKADRKKIHEYLFREGVLVAKKDYNQPKHGEIDTKNLYVVKACQSLTSRGYLKTQFSWQWYYYTLTPEGLDYLREWLHLPAEIVPQTHVKQQRSHAPPRGMMGGDDRERRGGGRGGPRGDRGDREGGYRRREGGLGDRENKEGGAPGGFNPEFRGGFGRGRGAPPASS; from the exons AT GCTGATCCCAAAGGCCGACCGCAAGAAGATCCACGAGTACCTCTTCCGCGAGGGTGTGCTCGTCGCAAAGAAGGACTACAACCAGCCAAAGCACGGCGAGATTGACACCAAGAACCTCTAC GTCGTCAAGGCCTGCCAATCCCTCACTTCCCGCGGCTACCTCAAGACTCAGTTCTCCTGGCAATGGTACTACTACACCCTCACCCCAGAGGGTCTCGACTACCTCCGCGAGTGGCTTCACCTCCCAGCTGAGATCGTTCCACAAACCCACGTCAAGCAGCAGCGCTCGCACGCTCCTCCACGCGGCATGATGGGCGGTGACGACCGTGAGCGCCGTGGCGGTGGCCGTGGTGGCCCACGTGGTGACCGCGGCGATCGTGAGGGTGGATACCGCCGTCGCGAGGGTGGTCTCGGTGACCGCGAGAACAAGGAGGGTGGTGCCCCAGGTGGTTTCAACCCAGAGTTCCGTGGCGGATTCGGTCGTGGCCGTGGCGCTCCACCAGCTTCCTCTTAG
- a CDS encoding Set1 complex component spp1 has protein sequence MDFPNLLNPSPETETRPTTDTCPPTQQAPSSEDTRTISPVSSRSNPPNYTYSTATQQEAAQALASLSQSPQPPPAQWNGYTAPDANALERQRSWERQKSGFGDPIQLPPPPMGGDARKMSSPTLDQYHVASRSPEHRRQSMVSPPQANFTLPPLQGFALPSAEPARRQSQVSSHEHEVNEQQRTSSSSSHGHNSNAPSAALPSEPHVETSTQTPITAQVANAISPQQPNPQITTIPEEVASSPAVIKQENTSTPQPSSPINARRPSDVDQKALKAVTSLKSEHSMSKQSPLRESSVPIPSTEDPSLEQAATASKKRPAPAKTKKGTASMVKKDKAAPPAKKRKVETKKSGTPSTAKGTSAKGTPLNSSPAPSNRSYSADPDEETYENEDEDMEGRSDDGDEYCICRKPDNGTFMIGCDGPCEDWFHGKCVNIAERDKNLIDKYICPNCTEASKHGLTTWKRMCRRGGCRNAARLGKSKSGSGSKYCSDDCGVQYFREMVSRSRGSEETAKNRASRRKGSIAGSDYRPGDDDLGARGGALAAGEVKALLDSSKTADEFRKLGDGVLSPPATPDGKDHKGSQYTAQEAQAMRRIEAEKEEARQRHGLLKDRMKFVTLAKQAGSRTATEKELKSKDYCGYDPRLEWTNEQFQNWRSSTAAQQAFELDTLQVEKSSEEENGVDEDDADLTICDRKKCARHHEWSKLAVDSLRSEMNDNGDAMRKLEQEESDIKERAALRVKAGKINGEGTVEVHGLGIAAETPPDAMEIEAQTNGPVEMGER, from the coding sequence ATGGACTTCCCCAATCTTCTTAACCCATCGCCCGAGACCGAAACACGGCCAACAACAGACACTTGCCCCCCGACTCAACAGGCGCCCTCGAGCGAAGACACGCGTACGATATCGCCGGTATCCTCGCGATCGAATCCCCCGAACTACACCTACTCGACTGCGACTCAACAGGAGGCAGCGCAAGCTCTAGCAAGCCTGTCGCAGAGCCCGCAGCCTCCGCCTGCACAATGGAATGGCTATACCGCACCTGATGCCAATGCCTTGGAACGGCAGAGATCGTGGGAGAGGCAGAAAAGTGGCTTTGGCGACCCAATCCAGTTGCCCCCCCCTCCGATGGGCGGCGATGCGCGTAAGATGAGCTCGCCCACCCTCGACCAGTACCATGTCGCGTCGCGGTCGCCAGAGCACCGACGACAATCCATGGTGTCGCCACCTCAGGCGAACTTCACTTTGCCGCCGTTGCAGGGTTTCGCGCTGCCATCAGCCGAGCCGGCGAGACGGCAGTCGCAGGTCTCGAGCCACGAACATGAAGTGAATGAGCAGCAGAGAACGTCATCGAGCTCCTCACACGGCCATAACTCGAACGCGCCTTCCGCTGCTCTTCCAAGTGAGCCTCATGTGGAAACCTCGACCCAGACACCGATCACCGCACAAGTCGCAAATGCCATTTCACCACAACAACCGAACCCTCAAATCACAACCATACCCGAAGAAGTCGCTTCGTCACCAGCAGTCATCAAGCAAGAGAACACCAGCACACCTCAGCCCTCGTCCCCGATCAACGCTCGTCGACCGTCCGACGTGGACCAGAAAGCACTCAAGGCGGTAACTTCACTCAAAAGCGAGCACAGCATGTCCAAGCAATCGCCCCTACGCGAGTCGTCCGTGCCGATCCCCTCGACTGAAGACCCATCCCTCGAGCAGGCCGCCACTGCGTCAAAGAAGCGCCCAGCACCCGCCAAGACGAAGAAAGGTACCGCCAGTATGGTCAAAAAGGACAAGGCCGCGCCGCCGGCGAAGAAGAGGAAGGTAGAGACAAAGAAGTCAGGAACACCTTCGACAGCAAAAGGGACCAGCGCGAAAGGCACACCGCTCAATTCCTCGCCAGCACCGTCCAACCGCTCGTACTCGGCCGACCCGGATGAGGAGACGTATGAGAATGAGGACGAGGATATGGAGGGACGCTCAGACGATGGCGACGAGTATTGCATCTGCCGTAAGCCCGACAATGGCACATTCATGATAGGGTGCGACGGTCCTTGTGAGGACTGGTTCCACGGCAAATGCGTGAACATTGCGGAGCGTGACAAGAACCTAATCGACAAGTACATCTGCCCAAACTGCACCGAAGCCAGTAAGCACGGGTTGACGACGTGGAAGCGGATGTGCAGACGTGGTGGCTGTCGCAACGCGGCGAGGCTCGGCAAGTCGAAGAGTGGGAGTGGCAGCAAGTACTGCTCGGATGACTGTGGCGTGCAATACTTCAGGGAGATGGTTTCGCGGAGTCGTGGAAGCGAGGAGACGGCTAAGAACCGTGCTTCGCGAAGAAAGGGAAGCATCGCAGGATCCGACTACCGTCCTGGTGACGATGACCTGGGCGCAAGAGGCGGTGCTCTAGCTGCAGGAGAAGTCAAGGCACTTTTAGACTCGTCGAAGACAGCAGATGAATTCAGGAAGCTTGGCGATGGAGTACTCAGCCCTCCTGCAACCCCAGACGGCAAGGACCACAAGGGCAGCCAGTATACCGCACAAGAGGCACAGGCAATGCGACGCATCGAGGCCGAGAAGGAGGAAGCACGACAACGACATGGTCTACTCAAGGACCGCATGAAGTTCGTCACCCTTGCCAAACAGGCAGGAAGCCGCACCGCTACCGAGAAAGAGCTGAAGTCGAAGGACTACTGCGGATACGACCCACGTCTCGAGTGGACGAACGAGCAATTCCAAAACTGGCGGAGCAGCACGGCAGCACAACAAGCTTTCGAGCTGGATACCCTGCAAGTCGAGAAGAGCAGCGAGGAAGAGAATGGTGTGGACGAAGATGACGCGGACCTCACCATCTGTGACCGCAAGAAGTGCGCGAGACACCATGAGTGGAGTAAGCTTGCGGTGGACAGTCTAAGGTCTGAGATGAATGATAATGGTGATGCTATGCGGAAGCTGGAGCAGGAGGAGTCGGACATCAAGGAACGCGCTGCGCTTCGCGTGAAGGCGGGCAAGATCAATGGTGAGGGCACCGTGGAAGTGCATGGTCTCGGCATAGCTGCTGAGACACCGCCTGATGCGATGGAAATCGAGGCGCAGACCAATGGGCCGGTGGAGATGGGCGAGCGTTGA
- a CDS encoding Polyprenol reductase 2: protein MDAIQLCRAAYLGAAASVLVVFAVPATRSRFLDYGPRNAKSAKHGRDKPTTKNEDSIAVRMLDTIATLRVPHSWFASFYAISAILSLYWAAELLVKGPAFRAIAQLVPNGSRSMSFRQVMVVWTMMLAQGSRRLYECMVVAKPSSSEMWVGHWALGMFFYVAISVAVWIEGSLNMLIHIPTAKDFAIDPPSIRTFIGLILFILASGLQHDCHAYLAALKDKKMDSINDKTGYRVPEHPAWNISLTPHYFAECLIYLALAITAAPQGDWLNWTLVSALAFVAVNLGVTAYGTKQWYERKFGVVAVKGKARMIPFVF from the exons ATGGACGCCATACAGCTCTGCCGCGCCGCCTACTTGGGCGCTGCAGCGTCG GTCTTGGTGGTCTTCGCTGTTCCTGCCACTCGCTCAAGGTTTCTTGATTATGGGCCCCGTAATGCGAAGAGCGCGAAGCATGGAAGAGATAAGCCCACAACGAAGAACGAAGACAGCATCGCTGTTAGAATGCTAGACACCATAGCAACCCTCCGCGTCCCCCACAGCTGGTTCGCATCCTTCTACGCCATTTCCGCAATCCTCTCTCTGTATTGGGCAGCAGAACTGCTTGTCAAGGGACCAGCCTTTCGAGCTATCGCACAACTTGTGCCTAATGGATCACGGTCGATGAGCTTTCGACAGGTGATGGTAGTCTGGACGATGATGCTCGCGCAGGGCAGTAGGAGGCTGTACGAGTGCATGGTCGTAGCGAAGCCTTCGTCATCTGAGATGTGGGTTGGACATTGGGCGTTGGGCATGTTCTTCTATGTAGCGATCAGTGTAGCGGTTTGGATCGAGGGGAGTT TGAACATGCTCATCCACATCCCAACGGCAAAGGATTTCGCCATAGATCCTCCGTCGATACGCACCTTCATCGGACTAATACTGTTCATTCTAGCATCTGGTCTCCAGCACGATTGTCATGCATACCTCGCAGCGTTGAAGGACAAGAAGATGGACTCCATCAATGACAAGACAGGGTATCGAGTACCTGAACACCCGGCCTGGAACATATCCCTCACACCGCACTACTTCGCCGAATGCCTGATTTATCTCGCCCTGGCCATCACGGCTGCGCCACAGGGAGATTGGCTGAACTGGACTTTGGTCAGTGCACTGGCCTTCGTTGCCGTCAATTTAGGAGTGACGGCGTATGGTACGAAGCAATGGTATGAGCGGAAGTTCGGCGTTGTAGCTGTGAAGGGGAAGGCAAGAATGATACCCTTCGTCTTCTGA
- a CDS encoding Telomere maintenance protein SDE2 yields the protein MASSQDHTINILLATFAGLGLPRTLSLPTKSSTTVSDVYTTILSRLPPVQDDLILTTVSNKQLLPHNEDPVSTLLSSSHDTILSLRLSRKLCGGKGGFGSQLRAAGGRMSSRKNRNSNVNPNGSNRNLDGRRLRTVDEAKKLAEYLAIKPDMEKKEKEERKRRWEAVVEAAEKRETEMKDKNGARGRLDAEWVEGKEGAEEKVREAVMRAMREQIEVDGKEERTGSETDEEDVGEESSVSGSGSGENLQVDGAAGRSFFGWDEEEDDSSEDDEEEDAVPEQQEPPKYEGKGKARAS from the coding sequence ATGGCGAGCTCACAGGACCACACAATCAACATCCTCCTCGCGACCTTCGCTGGACTTGGACTCCCCCGAACCCTATCGCTGCCCACAAAGTCTTCGACCACCGTCAGCGATGTCTACACCACAATCCTGTCACGGCTCCCACCCGTCCAGGACGACCTTATCCTCACCACCGTCTCAAACAAGCAACTCCTTCCTCACAATGAAGATCCAGTCTCCACCCTGCTCTCTTCCAGCCATGACACCATCCTGTCCCTCCGCCTCTCCCGCAAATTATGCGGCGGCAAAGGCGGTTTCGGCTCCCAACTTCGCGCCGCCGGAGGCCGCATGAGCAGTCGCAAGAACCGCAACTCTAACGTCAACCCCAATGGCAGCAATCGCAACTTGGACGGTCGAAGGCTCCGAACTGTCGATGAGGCGAAGAAGCTGGCAGAGTATCTTGCTATTAAGCCAGATATGGAGAAGAAGGAGAAGGAAGAGAGGAAGAGGAGGTGGGAGGCTGTTGtcgaggcggcggagaaAAGGGAAACCGAGATGAAGGATAAGAATGGAGCACGGGGAAGGTTGGATGCGGAGTGGGTTGAGGGGAAGGAGGGGGCGGAGGAGAAGGTTAGGGAGGCGGTGATGAGGGCGATGAGGGAGCAGATTGAGGTGGATGGGAAGGAGGAGAGAACGGGGAGTGAGACGGACGAGGAGGATGTTGGGGAAGAGAGCTCCGTATCAGGTTCAGGGTCTGGTGAAAACCTTCAAGTCGATGGTGCTGCGGGGAGGAGTTTCTTCGGATGGGATGAAGAAGAGGACGACAGTTCTGAGGACGACGAAGAGGAAGATGCTGTCCCGGAGCAGCAAGAGCCGCCGAAGTACGAGGGCAAAGGCAAGGCTCGAGCCAGTTAG